From Faecalicatena sp. Marseille-Q4148:
GCAAAAGGAAAACGTGGATATCTGCTTCAGAACCGTTTGAAATATTACGGATATACGAATACGAAAGTGCTTGAGGGCGGTTTATTTGTCAATACTGTTAAAGTGCAGGAAGAAGTTACAGTAAGTCAGGAAGATATTACAAGAGTAAAAGCGTGGGGATTCCTGCATAATAAAGGTACGAACAAATTTAATGCCCGTATTATTACAAGAAATGGAAAGATTACAGCAGATGAAGTAAGATGTATTATGGAAGCAGCGGAGCAGTTCGGAAGCGGAGAAATTGCGATGACATCCCGTCTGACAGTGGAGATTCAGGGCGTTCCGTTTGATAAGATTGAGGATCTCAGAGCATTTGTGGCAGAGGCTGGTCTGGAAACCGGAGGAACCGGATCAAAGGTGCGCCCGGTCGTATCATGTAAAGGAACAACATGTCAATATGGACTGATCGATACATTTGCGTTGTCAGAAGAGATACATGAGAGATTCTTCCACGGTTATGCAAATGTAAAACTTCCGCATAAGTTCAAAATCGCAGTAGGCGGATGCCCGAATAACTGTGTAAAACCGAATTTGAATGATATTGGAATTATCGGTCAGAGAATTCCGGCGTTTGAAGCAGAGAAGTGCCGTGGCTGTAAAGTATGCCAGATTGAAAATACATGTAAAGTGAAAGCGGCAAAAGTTGTAGACGGAGTGCTTCGTATTGATGAAAATGAGTGTAATAACTGTGGTCTCTGTGTTGGAAAATGTCCGTTCAAAGCGATTGAGGACGGTACATACGGTTACAGAATCTATATCGGCGGAAGATGGGGCAAGAGATTTGCACATGGAAAACCGCTGTCAGTTGTATTTACAGAGAAAGAACAGGCGCTTGATGTGATTGAGAAAGCAATTCTGCTTTTCCGTGAACAGGGAGAGACGGGAGAGAGATTTTCTGATACGATTGAGAGACTTGGATTTGAAAATGTGGAAGCACAGCTTTTGAGCGATGATATATTCGCACGCAAAGATGAAATTATCGGAGCGAAACTTCATCTTGTAGGCGGGGCAACGTGTTAAGACAGAAAAATAGGAAGGAACATAGAAAATGAAAAATGTAAGAAAGATAGCAGAGGATTTATACTGGGTAGGGGCAAGTGACAGAAGACTTGCATTATTTGAAAATGTGTATCCGTTGAGAGATGGAGTTTCTTATAATTCATATCTTTATGTAGATGAAAAAACAGTACTTCTTGATACGGTAGATCATTCTGTCAGCAGACAGTTCCTGGAAAATATAAAAGGTGTACTGGGAGAACGCGCCCTTGATTATGTAATAGTTAATCATATGGAGCCGGATCACTGTGCAGTTATTGAAGAATTAATCCTGCGCTATCCAAAACTTCAGATTATCGGAAATGCCAAAACAATCGGAATGGTAAAACAGTTTTATGATTTCGAAGTAGATTCCAGAGCATATATTGTAAAAGAAGGCGATACATTTTCTACAGGAAAGCACGAACTGAAATTCGTGATGGCGCCGATGGTACACTGGCCGGAAGTAATGGTAACATATGATGTGACAGAAGGAATCCTCTTCTCTGCAGATGCATTTGGCTCCTTTGGCGCTCTAAGCGGTAATGTATTTGCGGATGAGACAGAATTTTGCTGTGAACAGATAGATGAGGCAAGAAGATATTATACGAATATTGTCGGCAAATATGGTATGCAGGTACAGGCATTATTAAAGAAGGCATCCGCTCTGGAAATTAAGATGATCTGTCCGCTGCATGGCCTGATCTGGAGAGAAAATATAGAAAAATTTGTTGAGAAATATCAGATGTGGAGTACTTACACAGCCGAAGAAAATTCAGTTTTAATTGTGTATGGTTCTGTCTATGGCAATACTGAAAATGCAGCAGAAGTTCTTGCGGGTAAGCTTGCAGATCAGGGAATCAAACATATTAAAGTATGTGATATTTCTAAGACAGATATTTCTTATGTGCTTGCAGATACATTTAAATACAGTCATATTGTATTTGCAGCTGCAACATATAATAATGGAATTTTTACACCAATGGAAACATTGCTTCACGATTTGAAAGCGCATAATGTTCAGAATCGTACGGTAGCTTTGATTGAAAATGGTTCCTGGGCGCCTGCATCCGGAAAACAGATGGCAGAACTGATCGCAGGACTTAAGAATGTTGAAGTGCTGGAGGAGAAAGTAACGATCAAATCTGCACTGAAAGATAATCAGGAAGAAATGCTGGATGAATTAGCACAGAAGCTTGTGGAGAGCTTGAAAAAGTAGTGTTTGGAGATGGAATCTGAAGGAATGAAAGAAGCTTGAGAAGCTGGGAGTTAATAAGATAGTTCCAAATAGAGGGCAGGTAGACTCATGTGAGTTTCACCTGCCTTTGCAATTTTTTATAAAAAGAGGCTTTTGTATATAGAGAAAATCAATAAACATATTTAAAATAACAATTATATAAAAGTGCTAGGTTTTGTTATACTATTTTTATACTATAGTCTAAAAGTAAAGGTAGTATTGGAATATGGATTTATTAAAGATGAAGTATTTTAAAGATGTGTTTGAGCTTAAAAGTTTTACAAAAGCTGCAAACATTAATTTTGTACATCAAAGTGCAATTACACAGCAAATTGCTTCCATTGAAAAAGAAATAGGGGTAATCTTATTTATTCGCGAGCATGGCAAAATAGAATCGACTTTACAAGGGGAAATTTTTTATGAGGAATGCGTATGTATTTTGGAAAAATATAAGAATTTTTTGAAAGAATTAAAAGATATTTCTATGCCGGAACCTCAAAAGAAAAAAATAGTGATAGGATTTTCCGGAGCAATGGAAGACAAATTTTCCAATTTAGTAAGTTGTTATTGCAAAAAGAATTCAGATGTGAATCTGGAATTTGTTGAAGGAAATTATGCATCACTATGCAATAAATTATTGAATCAAGAAATAGATGTTGTATTTGGCGCGGCTTGTGAGCTTGAAAATATTCCGGGAACAGAATGGAATATTTTATTTCGGGAAAAGCAGATGGTATTAATGTCTAAAGAGAATCCGTTATCTGTAAAGGAAAAAATTAAATTAGAAGATTTGGAACAACAGACGTTAATTGTTCCTTTAATTGATATGGTACCTAGTTGCCATAAAAAAGGGAAACAGCTAAAAACAAAGTCAAAGTATAAGATAGATATTAAGTTTTCAAATTCTTTCGAAGCAATAAAAATGCAAGTACGAAGTAATCAAGGAGTTACGTTTGCAGCAGAATCATTTGAGGATTATAATCATGAAGAATTTAAAAAAGTGTTAATTAG
This genomic window contains:
- a CDS encoding FprA family A-type flavoprotein; the protein is MKNVRKIAEDLYWVGASDRRLALFENVYPLRDGVSYNSYLYVDEKTVLLDTVDHSVSRQFLENIKGVLGERALDYVIVNHMEPDHCAVIEELILRYPKLQIIGNAKTIGMVKQFYDFEVDSRAYIVKEGDTFSTGKHELKFVMAPMVHWPEVMVTYDVTEGILFSADAFGSFGALSGNVFADETEFCCEQIDEARRYYTNIVGKYGMQVQALLKKASALEIKMICPLHGLIWRENIEKFVEKYQMWSTYTAEENSVLIVYGSVYGNTENAAEVLAGKLADQGIKHIKVCDISKTDISYVLADTFKYSHIVFAAATYNNGIFTPMETLLHDLKAHNVQNRTVALIENGSWAPASGKQMAELIAGLKNVEVLEEKVTIKSALKDNQEEMLDELAQKLVESLKK
- a CDS encoding LysR family transcriptional regulator, which encodes MDLLKMKYFKDVFELKSFTKAANINFVHQSAITQQIASIEKEIGVILFIREHGKIESTLQGEIFYEECVCILEKYKNFLKELKDISMPEPQKKKIVIGFSGAMEDKFSNLVSCYCKKNSDVNLEFVEGNYASLCNKLLNQEIDVVFGAACELENIPGTEWNILFREKQMVLMSKENPLSVKEKIKLEDLEQQTLIVPLIDMVPSCHKKGKQLKTKSKYKIDIKFSNSFEAIKMQVRSNQGVTFAAESFEDYNHEEFKKVLISDIHFVCTLGILHLKDNTDLIVNHFIKVILKESGKLL